A window from Herbaspirillum sp. meg3 encodes these proteins:
- a CDS encoding glyoxylate/hydroxypyruvate reductase A has translation MRILFQTADIASQDAWLHDLRSAMPHAEIRLWQSGDNAPADYAIVWKPPFEMLQGHPELKAVFNLGAGVDAILQLNVVPENLPLIRIDDGGMAEQMAEFATHAVLRYYRRLDEYEQLSRRGEWKPLPPFERSDFGIGVLGLGVLGQRITESLQHFGFQVSGWSRSLKTLPGVKTYAGSEQLNPFLQGARVLICMLPLTPDTAGILNRETLSQLPRGAYLVNLARGGHLVEADLPPLLESGQIAGATLDVFQEEPLPPQHPFWQDPRIAITPHISALTVHSEAARQIAEKMVALDRGERVVGLVDRNRGY, from the coding sequence ATGCGTATCCTGTTTCAGACCGCCGACATTGCCAGCCAGGACGCCTGGTTGCACGATTTACGTTCCGCCATGCCGCATGCCGAGATTCGCCTCTGGCAATCCGGCGACAACGCACCGGCCGATTACGCCATCGTGTGGAAGCCACCGTTCGAGATGCTGCAAGGACACCCCGAACTGAAGGCCGTCTTCAACCTCGGGGCAGGCGTCGATGCAATCCTGCAATTGAACGTAGTGCCGGAGAATCTGCCGCTCATCCGCATCGATGATGGCGGCATGGCAGAGCAGATGGCCGAATTCGCCACGCACGCCGTGCTGCGCTACTACCGTCGCCTCGATGAATATGAACAGCTCTCGCGCCGCGGCGAATGGAAGCCGCTGCCGCCTTTCGAGCGCAGCGACTTCGGTATTGGTGTGCTGGGTCTGGGCGTGCTGGGACAGCGCATTACAGAAAGCCTGCAGCATTTCGGCTTTCAGGTCAGCGGCTGGAGCCGCAGCCTGAAGACATTGCCGGGAGTGAAGACCTATGCCGGCAGCGAACAATTGAACCCATTCCTGCAAGGTGCGCGTGTACTGATCTGCATGCTGCCGCTGACACCCGACACGGCCGGCATACTCAATCGCGAGACCTTGTCGCAGCTGCCACGCGGCGCCTATCTGGTCAATCTGGCGCGCGGCGGCCATCTGGTCGAGGCCGATCTGCCGCCGTTGCTGGAAAGCGGCCAGATCGCCGGTGCTACGCTGGATGTGTTTCAGGAAGAGCCGCTGCCACCGCAGCATCCGTTCTGGCAAGACCCGCGCATCGCCATCACGCCGCATATTTCCGCGCTGACCGTGCACAGCGAAGCTGCACGGCAGATCGCAGAGAAGATGGTGGCGCTGGATCGTGGCGAACGCGTGGTCGGGCTCGTCGATCGTAATAGAGGATATTGA
- a CDS encoding hydroxymethylglutaryl-CoA lyase → MSLPKKVKIVEVGPRDGLQNEKETISAEVKIELVNRLTSAGFVNVEAASFVSPKWVPQMATSSEVMQGITRKPGVIYSALTPNMKGFEAALAAGADEVVIFGAASEAFSQKNINCSIAESIERFREVAQAAKEHKIRLRAAVSCAFGCPYQGEVALSSVSDVVGRFRDLGCDEIDIADTIGVATPNKVAPVMQAAIREFNIAGLSGHFHDTYGQALANIYASLEVGITIYHSSVAGLGGCPYAKGATGNVASEDVLYMMQGLGIETGIDLDIVVDAGQFISEHLGRKAVSRAGNAIAAKRKG, encoded by the coding sequence ATGAGCTTGCCCAAGAAAGTCAAAATCGTTGAAGTCGGTCCGCGCGACGGCTTGCAAAACGAGAAAGAAACCATCTCCGCCGAAGTCAAGATCGAACTGGTGAACCGGCTGACTTCGGCAGGTTTCGTCAACGTCGAAGCTGCCTCTTTCGTTTCGCCGAAATGGGTACCGCAGATGGCGACTTCCAGCGAAGTCATGCAAGGCATCACGCGCAAACCCGGCGTGATCTATTCAGCGCTGACGCCAAACATGAAGGGCTTTGAAGCGGCGCTGGCGGCCGGTGCTGACGAAGTCGTGATCTTTGGTGCCGCGTCGGAAGCTTTCTCGCAAAAGAACATCAACTGCTCGATTGCCGAATCGATCGAGCGTTTCCGCGAGGTCGCGCAAGCAGCCAAGGAACACAAGATCCGCCTGCGCGCCGCCGTCAGCTGCGCCTTCGGTTGCCCGTATCAGGGCGAGGTGGCGCTGTCGTCGGTGTCGGATGTGGTCGGCCGTTTTCGCGATCTCGGTTGCGATGAGATCGACATCGCCGACACCATCGGCGTAGCGACACCCAACAAGGTGGCCCCGGTGATGCAGGCGGCGATTCGCGAATTCAACATCGCTGGTTTGTCAGGCCACTTCCATGATACTTACGGTCAGGCGCTGGCCAACATCTACGCCAGCCTGGAAGTCGGCATCACGATTTATCACTCGTCCGTCGCCGGTCTGGGCGGCTGTCCCTATGCCAAGGGCGCCACCGGCAACGTTGCCTCCGAAGACGTGCTGTACATGATGCAAGGTCTGGGTATTGAAACCGGCATTGATCTGGACATCGTCGTCGATGCCGGGCAATTCATCTCGGAGCATCTGGGACGCAAGGCGGTCAGTCGCGCCGGCAATGCCATCGCCGCAAAGCGTAAAGGATAA
- a CDS encoding YbaK/EbsC family protein, whose translation MEQHQHAEALPDSAQRVANLLRELEHDKPVVMLPSAGRTSAEAAAGLGCSVAEIAKSIIFRRLSDDAPVLVIASGSNRVDEAKVAAQVGALGKADAKFVREKTGYVIGGVCPIGHAVKPVMLLDQDLFRYDSVWAAAGHPHAVFNLTAQQLQAMTGAPVADVALAPVAPVESIPQAN comes from the coding sequence ATGGAACAACATCAGCACGCCGAAGCACTCCCCGATTCCGCACAACGCGTCGCCAATCTGTTGCGCGAGCTGGAACACGACAAACCGGTGGTCATGCTGCCCAGCGCCGGGCGCACCTCGGCTGAAGCGGCTGCCGGCCTCGGCTGCAGCGTGGCAGAGATTGCCAAGTCGATCATCTTCCGTCGCTTGTCCGACGATGCACCGGTGCTGGTGATTGCCAGCGGCAGCAATCGCGTCGATGAAGCCAAGGTTGCAGCGCAAGTCGGTGCGCTGGGCAAGGCCGACGCCAAATTTGTGCGTGAGAAAACCGGTTATGTCATCGGTGGCGTTTGCCCGATCGGCCACGCCGTCAAACCAGTCATGCTGCTGGATCAGGATCTGTTTCGTTACGACAGCGTGTGGGCGGCGGCGGGACATCCGCATGCCGTTTTCAATCTGACGGCGCAGCAATTGCAGGCGATGACCGGTGCGCCGGTAGCCGATGTCGCCTTGGCGCCCGTCGCTCCGGTTGAAAGCATCCCGCAGGCAAACTGA